A region of Marnyiella aurantia DNA encodes the following proteins:
- a CDS encoding aspartyl protease family protein, whose protein sequence is MKIKSPAFNAGSSFLRPCALIFLLLFGALSAQHPLNTGNIIEKQYLEKISFEYRDGFMIVDVDYNGEKAKFLFDTGASNVLFGDKVEGTSKSAVVLSDSNANTTSAEVLFNQKFKIGDLEFTEMNFILFPGENILKTCFAVKGIIGANSFRNSVVQINYGTREITVTDAVSKLNTRDFQRMNMVPNRGGQVLPYVYFDYKASQKIEVAFLLDSGFSGAVHFSKEAKDLIGKWGGVAETERGKGFVSLSLIDKNENEDLERVRLKKPLMFANLSFINDYIVVSKDHNSKIGNKILEKLNPIFDFRKSQVYLLTNEDQLTGKKENVSVISDGIALRIAALWGAAADKAKPGDTVTEIDGQSPEILSRCESLRQKEKLLSGKSKMKVRSQVTGQTIQLEIR, encoded by the coding sequence ATGAAGATTAAGTCACCAGCTTTTAATGCAGGAAGCTCTTTTTTACGGCCATGTGCCCTTATTTTTCTCCTTCTTTTTGGTGCTCTGTCTGCGCAACACCCCCTAAATACAGGCAACATTATAGAAAAGCAGTATCTGGAAAAAATTTCTTTTGAATACCGCGACGGATTTATGATCGTCGATGTGGATTACAATGGCGAAAAAGCTAAATTCCTGTTTGATACCGGTGCTTCCAATGTGCTTTTTGGCGATAAAGTGGAAGGCACGAGTAAAAGTGCCGTAGTTTTATCAGATTCTAATGCCAATACCACTTCCGCTGAAGTGCTGTTTAATCAGAAGTTTAAGATTGGTGATCTCGAATTTACCGAAATGAATTTTATTCTGTTTCCGGGCGAAAACATACTGAAGACCTGTTTTGCTGTAAAGGGAATTATTGGTGCCAATTCCTTCCGGAATTCAGTGGTTCAGATAAATTACGGTACACGCGAAATAACCGTGACCGATGCTGTTTCTAAGTTAAACACCCGTGATTTTCAGAGAATGAATATGGTGCCGAACAGAGGTGGTCAGGTGTTGCCGTATGTTTACTTTGACTATAAAGCCAGCCAAAAAATTGAGGTAGCTTTTCTCCTTGACAGTGGCTTTTCGGGTGCTGTACACTTTTCAAAAGAGGCAAAAGACCTTATTGGTAAGTGGGGAGGAGTTGCGGAAACCGAAAGGGGAAAAGGCTTTGTATCGCTTTCGCTCATCGACAAAAATGAAAATGAAGATTTGGAAAGGGTGCGGCTGAAAAAACCGCTGATGTTTGCTAACTTAAGTTTTATCAACGATTATATTGTAGTTTCCAAAGACCATAACAGTAAAATAGGAAACAAAATACTTGAGAAGCTGAATCCCATCTTTGATTTCAGAAAAAGCCAGGTATATCTTTTAACTAACGAGGATCAGCTTACCGGAAAGAAAGAGAATGTTTCGGTTATTTCAGACGGGATTGCACTGCGTATTGCCGCATTATGGGGAGCTGCGGCCGACAAAGCGAAACCGGGTGATACCGTGACAGAAATTGACGGGCAAAGTCCCGAAATCTTAAGCCGGTGTGAAAGCTTAAGGCAGAAAGAGAAGTTGCTGTCGGGTAAATCTAAAATGAAAGTCAGGAGTCAGGTTACAGGACAAACGATTCAGCTTGAGATCCGTTAA
- a CDS encoding exo-beta-N-acetylmuramidase NamZ family protein, with translation MILGAKIRDLVLICLIFLAITPITAQNTDCFLAAADRPQLYLPLLKNKNVGIVTNQTGLLKDRTHLVDFLVKNEIKMKSIFAPEHGFRGTADAGEHVKSGMDAKTGIKIVSLYGNNKKPTAEQMKGLDVILFDIQDVGVRFYTYISTLTYVMEAGAENNVEVIVLDRPNPHDGYTDGPVLKDKFTSFVGMHKVPVVYGLTMGEYGNMVNGEKWLKNGVQAKYTVIPMQGYNKTKRYGMLEKPSPNLPNEKSVNLYPSLCFFEGTQVSVGRGTALPFQIYGSPWTKNLPYQFTPRPTEGAKDPFLNGKLCYGENLSDNSEDLRRINLEWLLKAYREYKSPQQDFFLKNLFFDKLAGTDELRKQIIAGKTESQIRASWQKDLLDFEKIRVKYLIYED, from the coding sequence ATGATTTTAGGTGCCAAAATTAGAGATTTAGTTCTTATTTGCCTAATATTTTTAGCAATTACCCCCATAACTGCCCAAAACACAGACTGTTTTCTGGCTGCGGCAGACCGGCCTCAACTTTATCTTCCTCTTCTTAAAAATAAAAATGTAGGTATTGTTACCAATCAAACGGGCTTGCTGAAAGACCGCACGCATCTTGTGGATTTCCTGGTGAAGAACGAAATAAAGATGAAGTCAATTTTTGCGCCCGAGCATGGCTTTCGCGGAACTGCCGATGCGGGTGAACACGTGAAAAGCGGTATGGACGCAAAGACGGGGATCAAGATTGTGTCCCTGTACGGAAATAATAAAAAGCCCACTGCGGAACAGATGAAAGGTCTGGATGTTATTCTTTTCGATATTCAGGACGTTGGCGTCCGCTTCTATACCTACATCTCCACACTTACTTACGTAATGGAAGCAGGTGCCGAGAATAATGTGGAAGTCATTGTGCTGGACAGGCCTAATCCGCATGACGGTTATACCGACGGACCGGTTCTGAAAGATAAATTTACCAGCTTCGTCGGAATGCATAAGGTGCCGGTAGTGTACGGACTTACAATGGGCGAATACGGAAATATGGTGAATGGTGAAAAATGGCTGAAGAACGGTGTTCAGGCCAAATACACAGTCATACCGATGCAGGGCTATAACAAGACAAAGCGTTACGGCATGCTGGAGAAGCCGTCGCCAAACCTTCCCAATGAAAAATCGGTAAACCTTTATCCAAGTCTTTGTTTTTTTGAAGGTACCCAGGTTTCTGTGGGTCGTGGTACCGCGCTTCCGTTTCAGATCTATGGTTCGCCCTGGACTAAAAATTTGCCTTACCAGTTTACACCCAGACCAACTGAGGGCGCCAAAGACCCTTTCCTGAACGGAAAACTTTGCTACGGTGAGAACTTATCTGATAACAGTGAAGATTTGCGACGGATTAATCTGGAGTGGTTGCTGAAGGCTTACAGAGAGTATAAGAGCCCACAGCAGGATTTCTTCCTGAAGAATCTCTTTTTTGATAAACTTGCCGGCACCGACGAACTGCGCAAACAGATTATTGCCGGAAAAACGGAATCTCAGATACGGGCGAGCTGGCAAAAGGATCTGCTGGATTTTGAAAAGATCCGGGTGAAATATTTGATATATGAAGATTAA
- a CDS encoding ABC transporter permease gives MKFPLYFSKKIAFSKDNKNNLSRIIIFIGRLSVALGIIVSLITVSVGFGSKEAIKLRMADFSGHINIKSKRSNSSYDSSVLDRTGLDLKKIRANPDVATAQNYVSVSGILRNEHNFAGVVMKGIGKDFDHERFKKFIVKGNTPKVTEDGYNNGVVISEKIASDLHLGVKDSIVAIFSKQNQQPLYRNFEVIGIYKTDIKMIDDQFILGDINHARKILDMEKNDVGGIDIFLKDVNDIEKETPEIDRSVGLKNYTEKATEKYPQIVDWINIFDNNIAVIIVIMLSVVIINIVMVLLILIIERTNSIGLLKTLGASNGQIRTLFIYYTLLIMVPGLIFGNLIGFTLLGLQKIFSIIKLNPENYYISTVPVDLNPLIPVVISAGILLVSAFAMIFPSYLISKISPVKSIKYT, from the coding sequence TTGAAGTTTCCGTTATATTTTTCCAAAAAAATAGCTTTTTCCAAAGATAACAAAAATAATCTCTCACGGATTATCATCTTTATTGGGAGGCTTTCTGTAGCGCTCGGCATCATCGTTTCACTGATCACGGTGTCGGTGGGCTTTGGCTCTAAAGAAGCAATTAAACTGCGCATGGCCGACTTCAGCGGACATATCAACATAAAATCCAAACGTTCCAACTCGTCCTATGATTCATCTGTGCTGGACCGCACGGGACTGGACCTGAAAAAAATACGTGCAAATCCGGATGTAGCTACAGCGCAGAACTACGTAAGCGTGAGCGGAATCCTTCGGAATGAGCACAACTTTGCCGGCGTGGTAATGAAAGGCATCGGAAAGGATTTTGACCATGAGCGCTTTAAGAAATTCATTGTAAAAGGAAACACTCCAAAGGTTACGGAAGATGGCTATAACAACGGAGTTGTGATCTCGGAAAAGATTGCCAGCGACCTTCACCTGGGCGTGAAGGACAGTATTGTTGCCATTTTTTCGAAGCAGAACCAGCAGCCTCTGTACAGGAATTTTGAGGTAATAGGTATTTACAAGACAGATATCAAGATGATAGACGACCAGTTTATTCTGGGCGACATAAACCATGCACGTAAGATCCTTGACATGGAGAAGAATGATGTAGGCGGCATCGATATTTTTCTGAAGGATGTTAATGATATAGAAAAGGAAACACCAGAAATAGACCGCAGTGTGGGCCTGAAGAATTATACCGAGAAGGCCACTGAAAAGTACCCGCAAATCGTAGACTGGATCAATATCTTCGACAATAATATTGCGGTGATCATCGTTATTATGCTCAGTGTGGTGATCATCAATATCGTAATGGTTCTGCTGATCCTCATTATTGAAAGAACGAATTCCATTGGTCTGCTTAAAACGCTGGGCGCCAGCAACGGGCAGATCCGCACGCTTTTCATTTACTACACGCTGCTCATTATGGTGCCCGGACTTATCTTTGGGAACCTGATCGGCTTCACACTTCTGGGACTTCAGAAAATTTTCAGTATTATAAAGCTTAATCCCGAAAACTATTACATCAGCACGGTGCCGGTAGATCTTAACCCGCTGATCCCAGTGGTCATCTCCGCCGGAATTTTGTTGGTATCAGCCTTTGCGATGATTTTCCCAAGCTATCTTATAAGTAAGATATCACCGGTGAAATCGATTAAATACACATAA
- a CDS encoding PLP-dependent cysteine synthase family protein, with the protein MKFANNILETIGNTPLVKLNKVLGEDFPALVLAKVETFNPGNSVKDRMAVKMIEDAEKDGRLKPGGTIVEGTSGNTGMGLALAAIVKGYKCIFVTNDKQSKEKCDILRAVGAEVIVCPTDVTPDDPRSYYSVSKSLAEQTENGWYVNQYDNLSNRETHYEQTAPEIWEQTEGKLTHFVAGAGTGGTVTGCGRFFKERNPNIHITGIDTYGSILKEIHETGEIHPENAYSYITEGIGEDILPENYDMSVIDHFEKVTDKDGAIYARKLAKEEGIFCGYSAGSAIAALKQMQDQFTEDDIIVVLLHDHGSRYVGKIYNDDWMKQMGWLD; encoded by the coding sequence ATGAAATTTGCAAATAATATACTTGAAACTATCGGAAATACGCCTCTGGTAAAACTCAATAAAGTTTTAGGCGAAGATTTTCCTGCTTTGGTTTTGGCGAAAGTGGAAACCTTTAATCCAGGCAACTCGGTGAAAGACCGTATGGCGGTTAAAATGATTGAGGATGCCGAAAAAGACGGACGTCTGAAACCGGGTGGAACAATAGTAGAAGGAACTTCCGGAAATACCGGTATGGGACTGGCGCTGGCAGCTATCGTGAAAGGTTATAAATGTATTTTTGTCACCAACGATAAGCAGTCCAAGGAGAAGTGTGACATCCTGCGCGCTGTTGGTGCCGAGGTTATTGTTTGTCCTACCGATGTGACGCCGGACGATCCACGCTCCTACTATTCAGTTTCCAAAAGTCTGGCAGAGCAGACAGAAAACGGTTGGTATGTAAACCAATACGACAATCTTTCTAACCGCGAAACGCATTACGAACAGACAGCACCGGAAATCTGGGAACAGACCGAGGGTAAACTGACGCATTTCGTGGCCGGAGCCGGAACAGGTGGTACAGTTACAGGTTGCGGCAGATTTTTTAAAGAGCGCAATCCAAATATCCACATTACAGGTATCGATACCTACGGTTCTATCCTGAAGGAAATTCACGAAACGGGCGAAATTCATCCTGAAAACGCCTATTCTTACATTACCGAAGGTATTGGTGAAGACATTCTGCCGGAAAACTACGACATGAGCGTCATTGACCATTTTGAAAAAGTGACGGATAAGGACGGTGCCATTTATGCAAGGAAACTTGCCAAGGAAGAAGGTATTTTCTGCGGATATTCAGCCGGTAGTGCTATTGCTGCGCTGAAGCAGATGCAGGACCAGTTTACTGAGGACGATATCATTGTAGTGCTGCTGCACGATCACGGTTCCCGTTATGTAGGCAAGATCTATAATGATGACTGGATGAAACAGATGGGCTGGCTGGATTAA
- a CDS encoding chaperone modulator CbpM, with the protein MSQRISREELVTLYNIEINFFDELEASGLLRTETVDEVKYLYYEQLPAFERFVNWHYDLEVNLPGLEIISRLLEQIETLQAEKRSLFYNIQSREDQPRS; encoded by the coding sequence ATGAGCCAGAGAATATCACGTGAGGAGCTTGTAACGCTCTACAATATAGAAATCAATTTTTTTGATGAACTTGAAGCATCCGGACTTCTCCGAACGGAAACGGTGGATGAGGTGAAGTACTTATATTATGAGCAACTGCCGGCTTTCGAGCGCTTTGTAAACTGGCATTATGATTTGGAAGTGAATTTGCCCGGCCTCGAAATCATAAGCAGGTTGCTGGAGCAGATTGAAACACTGCAGGCGGAGAAAAGAAGCCTGTTTTATAATATTCAGAGTAGGGAAGACCAGCCTAGATCATAA
- a CDS encoding DnaJ C-terminal domain-containing protein: MAYIDYYKILGIAKTATPEEVKKAYRKLARKYHPDVNPGDKEAERKFKEINEANEVLSNAENREKYDKYGEHWQHGEEYERAQQQQHRQRQAQGTGDFGGFSGADFGDGEDFSDFFQSMFGGSGGFRNARGSASGKFRGQDISAELQLHLRDAAQTHQQTFDINGKKVRITIPAGVHDGQKIKLAGHGNPGYNGGPNGDLYITFSVAEDPYFKRNGDDLAAEVTIDLYTAMLGGDVKVKTLDGEVNLKVKPETQNGTKARLKGKGFPVYKKDGQYGDLYVSYNIELPKHLTEREKELFTELQKLRK; encoded by the coding sequence ATGGCATATATAGATTACTACAAAATACTTGGAATAGCCAAAACAGCTACGCCCGAGGAGGTAAAAAAGGCCTACCGGAAACTGGCCCGCAAGTATCACCCGGATGTGAATCCGGGCGATAAAGAGGCCGAGAGGAAGTTCAAGGAAATCAATGAGGCCAATGAAGTCCTGAGCAATGCCGAAAACCGTGAGAAATATGACAAATACGGCGAGCACTGGCAGCATGGCGAAGAGTACGAAAGAGCACAGCAACAGCAACACAGGCAAAGGCAGGCGCAGGGCACCGGTGATTTCGGTGGATTTTCAGGTGCTGATTTTGGCGATGGCGAAGATTTTTCGGATTTCTTCCAGAGCATGTTCGGTGGTAGCGGCGGCTTCAGGAATGCACGTGGCTCTGCCTCCGGGAAATTCAGGGGGCAGGATATTTCGGCAGAACTGCAGCTTCATTTGAGAGATGCCGCACAAACGCATCAGCAAACATTTGACATCAACGGTAAGAAAGTCCGGATCACCATTCCGGCCGGAGTTCATGACGGGCAGAAGATCAAACTTGCCGGGCACGGTAATCCGGGTTACAACGGCGGACCAAACGGTGACCTTTATATCACTTTCTCTGTTGCCGAAGATCCGTACTTTAAACGGAATGGTGATGACCTGGCTGCTGAGGTTACTATCGATCTCTATACTGCCATGTTAGGGGGCGATGTGAAGGTGAAAACCCTGGACGGTGAGGTAAACCTTAAAGTTAAACCGGAAACACAGAACGGCACAAAAGCCCGGCTGAAAGGTAAAGGATTTCCGGTCTACAAAAAGGACGGGCAGTATGGCGACCTGTATGTTAGCTACAATATTGAGCTGCCGAAACATCTGACGGAGCGGGAAAAGGAACTGTTTACAGAACTTCAAAAATTAAGGAAATGA
- a CDS encoding dicarboxylate/amino acid:cation symporter, with protein MNTVLKNYSGILLLLAGIIAGSLLGIFWPQAVEYLKPLGDIFLNLLFVSVVPLVFFAVANSIASLEQQSRFGRIIFSMAGTFLFTILIAAIFTVGVVYFFPTEALPSTGELLPEASSDDSWSDRLVRFFSVGEFTELFSRRNMLALLIFSFLTGMAARKSGAAGQPFSLFLASGYEVMKELLLMVMKAAPIGLGAYFAYQVATVGPQLFGFYAKPLGLYYAAGTVYFIVFFSIYAFMAKGTEGIRRFWKNNIYPGLTAVSTCSSFATMPANLQAASRIGVPSTIANIVIPLGSTLHKDGSSMSSIIKIYVAFLIIGQDFFDPMNLMLALGITVFVSIVAGGIPNGGYVGEMLMISVYQLPVEAIPAVMILGTLVDPLATLLNSTGDTVAAMLVTRISGDKFTEGEELPL; from the coding sequence ATGAATACAGTGCTGAAAAACTATTCAGGCATTCTGCTTTTACTGGCTGGGATAATTGCGGGCAGTCTTTTGGGAATTTTCTGGCCGCAGGCAGTAGAATATCTTAAACCGCTGGGCGATATTTTCCTGAATCTCCTTTTCGTAAGTGTAGTACCGCTGGTATTTTTCGCGGTGGCCAATTCCATTGCGTCACTGGAGCAGCAGTCGCGTTTCGGCAGGATTATTTTCAGCATGGCCGGTACCTTTCTTTTTACCATCCTTATTGCTGCTATTTTTACAGTAGGTGTGGTTTACTTCTTCCCTACCGAAGCGCTGCCTTCCACAGGTGAACTTCTGCCGGAAGCCTCTTCAGACGATAGCTGGAGCGACCGATTGGTCAGGTTTTTCTCAGTGGGCGAATTCACAGAGCTGTTTTCCAGACGGAATATGCTGGCGTTGCTCATCTTCTCCTTTCTCACCGGAATGGCAGCGCGCAAAAGCGGCGCGGCAGGCCAACCTTTCAGCCTTTTTCTGGCTTCCGGTTACGAAGTGATGAAGGAACTGCTGTTAATGGTGATGAAAGCTGCTCCCATAGGTTTGGGTGCGTATTTCGCCTATCAGGTAGCAACTGTTGGCCCACAGCTTTTCGGCTTCTATGCCAAGCCGCTGGGACTTTATTATGCCGCCGGCACCGTTTATTTCATTGTTTTCTTTTCCATTTATGCTTTTATGGCGAAAGGCACGGAGGGCATCCGCAGATTCTGGAAAAATAATATTTATCCGGGTCTAACCGCCGTCTCCACCTGCAGCAGCTTTGCTACAATGCCTGCTAACCTGCAGGCTGCCTCCCGGATTGGCGTACCTTCTACAATAGCTAATATCGTAATTCCTTTGGGCAGCACTCTGCATAAGGACGGTTCTTCTATGTCGTCCATCATCAAGATTTATGTCGCTTTTCTCATTATCGGTCAGGACTTCTTTGATCCGATGAATTTAATGCTGGCGCTCGGAATCACCGTATTCGTTAGCATTGTCGCCGGAGGAATCCCGAACGGTGGCTACGTAGGCGAGATGCTTATGATATCGGTTTACCAGCTTCCGGTGGAAGCCATTCCGGCAGTGATGATTCTGGGAACACTGGTTGATCCGCTGGCTACGCTGTTAAATTCTACCGGCGACACTGTCGCAGCTATGCTGGTTACGAGGATTTCGGGCGACAAGTTTACTGAGGGTGAAGAGTTGCCTCTTTGA